From Desulfovibrio intestinalis, one genomic window encodes:
- a CDS encoding sodium:solute symporter family transporter: MIFLLVYVAVLFLHAWLTARRSPDRDTYFVNGRRSSANLVALSIVASCVGGSATMGMAGLAWQVGTPAIWWLMSGSLGLILLSIFLARKVRGSGAMTMPEMLTTFLGAPSRALASVIIVTAWLAILAAQFSALATIIAPLADIDKNVAMFVGAIVLVGHTLAGGQASVMKTDLWQFSILLLSLMVALMLTLHLGGGQAFATVKLEIFNEQFPISKLRYFLLILGGSYVVCPMLFGRLLTARNEQAARRGGLMAAAGLTLTAALIVALGISCRDLVPVGTPPEQVLTTTLLAHLPSWAATLILLGIFSAIFSAADSCLLTAASVCSNDILRRPGVMTCRLCLIFLGVMGLILALPGKGILSLLLMANDIYVCGVVPPVFVGMLLHNKAHFHPWGMAIAILGGGLLGLTAALTGVSNWSFAGLIFSLVMSLASARRLPLPAQKEAMASADPGI, from the coding sequence GTGATATTTTTGCTCGTTTATGTAGCTGTGCTGTTTTTGCATGCGTGGCTGACAGCAAGGCGCAGCCCTGACAGGGATACGTACTTTGTTAACGGACGCCGCAGCTCTGCAAACTTGGTGGCCTTGTCCATAGTCGCTTCCTGTGTGGGCGGTTCCGCCACAATGGGGATGGCTGGTCTGGCGTGGCAGGTGGGCACACCTGCCATCTGGTGGCTGATGTCAGGTTCGCTTGGGCTGATTCTTCTTAGTATCTTTCTGGCTCGTAAGGTTCGTGGCAGCGGCGCAATGACCATGCCGGAAATGCTTACGACATTTTTGGGCGCTCCCAGCCGTGCTCTTGCCTCTGTCATCATTGTTACGGCATGGTTGGCAATTCTTGCAGCCCAGTTCAGTGCCCTGGCTACCATCATAGCCCCATTGGCAGATATTGATAAAAATGTGGCAATGTTTGTGGGCGCAATAGTGCTGGTGGGGCATACCCTGGCGGGCGGTCAGGCATCAGTAATGAAAACAGACCTCTGGCAATTCAGCATTCTGTTGCTCTCCCTTATGGTGGCTCTTATGCTCACACTGCATCTTGGCGGGGGACAGGCATTCGCCACTGTAAAGCTGGAAATTTTCAATGAGCAATTCCCCATATCAAAGCTGCGCTACTTCCTTTTGATTCTTGGCGGAAGTTATGTGGTTTGCCCCATGCTTTTTGGACGTCTGCTTACTGCTCGCAACGAGCAGGCCGCACGCAGGGGTGGGCTTATGGCTGCTGCGGGGCTTACACTTACAGCTGCGTTGATTGTGGCCCTTGGCATATCCTGTCGTGACCTTGTGCCTGTGGGTACGCCCCCGGAGCAGGTTTTGACCACAACATTACTGGCGCATCTGCCTTCCTGGGCGGCAACGCTTATTCTGCTGGGAATTTTCAGTGCCATTTTTTCCGCTGCGGATTCATGCCTGCTTACTGCGGCCTCTGTGTGCAGCAATGACATCCTGCGCCGCCCGGGAGTAATGACCTGCCGTCTTTGCCTGATTTTCCTCGGCGTTATGGGCCTAATTCTTGCTTTGCCTGGCAAAGGGATTCTTTCTTTGCTACTCATGGCCAATGATATCTATGTATGCGGCGTCGTGCCTCCGGTTTTTGTGGGCATGCTTTTGCATAACAAGGCGCATTTTCACCCGTGGGGTATGGCAATAGCCATTCTGGGAGGAGGCCTTTTGGGATTGACTGCCGCGCTCACTGGCGTGAGTAATTGGAGTTTTGCTGGCTTGATATTTTCGCTGGTTATGAGCCTTGCGTCTGCCCGTCGTCTTCCTCTCCCCGCGCAGAAGGAGGCAATGGCATCGGCAGACCCCGGAATATAA
- a CDS encoding formate--tetrahydrofolate ligase, producing MTLDPTKNPDWKIALDAESRMKTIETLASELGLEKAELLPYGHYMGKIEQHAVMRRLENRPNGKYIDVTAITPTPLGEGKSTTTIGLVQGLARRGQRSSAAIRQPSGGPTMGMKGSAAGGGLSQCIPLTPYSLNFTGDLHAVSAAHNLGMTALTARMQHERNYDDATLEKLSGMARLNIDPTRVNTGWVMDFCVQALRNIIIGIEGEGRRNDGFMMRSHFDITVASEVMCILSIARDLGDLRQRIGRMVLAHDRNGKPVTTSDLGVAGAMTAWLVEAVKPNLIQTIEGQPVFVHTGPFANIALGQSSVIADRVALKLSGYHVTESGFASEMGYEKFWNLKCHYSGLTPDAAVVVATVRALKNHGGAPQPKPGQPLPEPYTREDVGLVEAGCANLLHHLGVVRRSGVPAVVCINKFHTDTKAEVDAIRRICEQAGARVALSEHWEKGGDGALELADAVMDACKEKNEFRPLYDWKQPITERIESIARNVYGADGVEFESLASQKLKTLQERPDANELGVCMVKTQYSLSDNPSLKGVPTGWKLHVRDVLFFGGAGLVAPVAGDISLMPGTGSKPSFRNIDVDVDTGKVTGLF from the coding sequence ATGACGCTAGATCCTACAAAGAATCCCGATTGGAAGATCGCCCTGGATGCGGAAAGCCGCATGAAGACAATTGAAACGCTGGCATCTGAATTGGGCCTTGAAAAGGCGGAACTGCTGCCTTATGGGCACTACATGGGGAAAATTGAGCAGCATGCAGTGATGCGCCGGCTGGAAAATCGCCCCAACGGAAAATACATCGATGTCACGGCGATCACGCCCACCCCACTGGGTGAGGGCAAATCCACAACAACTATAGGCCTGGTACAGGGGCTTGCCCGGCGCGGCCAACGCTCTTCAGCGGCTATTCGCCAGCCATCCGGTGGCCCGACGATGGGTATGAAAGGTTCCGCCGCCGGAGGAGGCCTTTCGCAGTGCATTCCTCTGACGCCGTATTCGCTTAACTTCACGGGCGATCTTCATGCCGTGAGCGCTGCTCACAACCTGGGCATGACGGCTCTTACCGCCCGCATGCAGCATGAGCGCAATTATGATGACGCCACGCTTGAAAAACTCTCAGGAATGGCCCGTCTGAATATTGACCCCACGCGCGTCAATACGGGCTGGGTAATGGATTTTTGCGTTCAGGCTCTGCGAAACATTATTATTGGCATTGAGGGCGAAGGGCGTCGTAATGACGGCTTCATGATGCGTTCGCATTTTGACATCACTGTTGCTTCTGAAGTCATGTGCATTCTCTCCATCGCTCGCGACCTTGGCGACCTGCGCCAACGTATTGGGCGTATGGTGCTCGCACATGACCGTAACGGCAAGCCCGTGACCACAAGCGATCTGGGCGTTGCTGGAGCCATGACCGCGTGGCTTGTCGAAGCTGTGAAGCCGAACCTTATTCAGACCATTGAAGGTCAGCCGGTTTTTGTACATACCGGGCCCTTTGCCAACATTGCCCTTGGGCAGAGTTCGGTCATTGCAGACAGAGTCGCGCTCAAACTCAGCGGCTACCATGTGACAGAATCAGGATTTGCCTCTGAAATGGGCTATGAAAAATTCTGGAACCTCAAGTGCCATTACAGTGGGCTTACCCCGGATGCGGCTGTGGTTGTGGCCACGGTTCGCGCGCTCAAAAATCACGGCGGCGCGCCACAGCCCAAGCCTGGTCAGCCGCTTCCTGAGCCCTATACAAGGGAAGATGTAGGTCTTGTAGAAGCGGGTTGCGCCAACTTGCTTCACCACCTTGGTGTTGTGCGCCGCTCTGGTGTGCCTGCAGTGGTTTGCATCAACAAATTCCATACCGACACCAAGGCTGAAGTGGACGCCATCCGCCGTATATGTGAACAGGCGGGGGCCAGGGTGGCTTTGTCCGAGCATTGGGAAAAGGGTGGCGACGGTGCCCTTGAACTGGCTGACGCCGTTATGGACGCCTGCAAGGAAAAGAATGAATTCCGTCCCCTTTACGACTGGAAGCAGCCCATCACAGAGCGAATTGAAAGCATCGCGCGGAATGTCTATGGGGCAGATGGCGTGGAATTTGAGTCCCTCGCAAGCCAAAAGCTCAAGACCCTGCAAGAACGGCCAGATGCAAATGAACTCGGCGTGTGCATGGTAAAAACCCAGTACTCTTTGTCTGACAACCCTTCGCTGAAGGGAGTGCCCACAGGTTGGAAACTGCATGTGCGCGATGTGCTTTTCTTTGGCGGTGCTGGCCTTGTCGCGCCTGTGGCTGGTGATATCAGCCTCATGCCCGGCACTGGTTCCAAGCCATCATTCCGCAATATTGATGTGGATGTAGACACGGGTAAGGTAACCGGGCTGTTCTAG
- a CDS encoding alpha-2-macroglobulin family protein, producing MFHKYLVYSLAVCTLVMGLASGAVAGPAYRIAQPSQPEADNWRRADGFSISFEVDVERCKKQYGTDWSRQCSGPPAGPEGHLVEGVQMTPAVQGQWRWEYGSTMVFQPEKPLRPQTTYTISLDKVSLPSRYEVNRQVRYTTQPQAVRIGKETFWTDPSPKGANAVSVPVYFIWPVNPQSMEENITLRPSDPKSGLALGALRFVWNERRDEVVVSATVTALPKDNAAAVISVKGLPGFIEKNSKRTVKISKAKGSENSETLLYITGRDRIMNVSDISVRAAYDKGLDKEYQLVVKTSLRVLPSEVLRFLDVIQLPRKITPEAGQEANWEKMPAISAADIAHGEKLHPQLVQAADEPTDQVLLRVKAAAGRGLLTAVKPGLTSTGGFSLSEVRRFILTVPGMGAELSFLQPGNILALSGDKKLDIYALGLTDIDWRAERVREPFMALLARGGSFEDPDADFTVLSDVVQGHINVPKGDRENTPGEAFFSVLDMAPLLQGQDGLRHGLMRMVLTGRNGDKHVAEATRLLLITDMGLSMKTASDGTRAVFVQNIATGKPVPNAEVRLLGANGLPVCSATTNPQGRADLPSTVGLEREKRPVALVALAAAQGGGQDMAWLSLDDYARNVDYSNFSVSGRHAASNGLSASVFSQRGLYLLGETLHFGCIVRRFDWQPLPADLPLEAVLVSPTGAEVMRRSFTVGPEGLQNFTWTSTEDAAVGQYRMDIRLASDKPTYGGPILGSTSTRVEEFQPDTLALAANFDPGAPKGWIRTGENMPPAVAVARLDNLYGEPATSHRIHTAFHARKGALRFPGYEDYTFYDALSSGAQDQYIDLPDVFTDSKGFAKLALPLGKLQGSTFYGTVLIEGFEPTGGRAVTRQLSALFSPLEVALGYKPEGQANNLDYVPQNAKASLRLLAVNNDLAPAGLRGAEIVFSARRYVNSLVTDSRGEYRYDATPVDTEITRQTVDLDPKGLAWPMPTAEAGDYLVTVRQNNGNILALIPFSVAGTRLAEPSDLSTRSLAKGNLRLKLEKDQYASGETIKMSLSAPYSGTGLITIERENVLTHAWFTAQAGESVQEIRIPDGFEGRGYVNVSFVRSLGSEAIYMNPHTFGIAPFTAGISQRNMGLKLTAPARVLPGEKITVRLSSRVPGKALLFAVDEGVLQLTGFTTPDPLTELLSDRALDVSTLQVFDLLMPDHARLQGRIPGFGGDMAGAGGRFLNPFKRRGEPPFAFWQEVTAVNANGTDITLTIPEYVSGRIRIMAVGSSSAQGATSTAGNAQASTEVRGTLILKPLLPLAVAPGDEFDGALVIANTVEGSGKDAKVNVKMECGPELAFLSGQTPHPLTINENGEAVVRFRMKALDRLGSADVRFTASFEGQNKPGSQRNQSLSVRPPAPRVRTEQVVPLTGNMEVPVSRDIYPYDAQGQASVSALPLLGLRSLLDQLDTYPYGCTEQLISRAMPYAALLGNPALREKVLLDPKASPEMLAKRGNAVISAALDTIRSNFSYYEGVGLWPSAPANDFVTAYAGDFLLTLRESGVVVPEGLTRNILDTLENTVRRSPVDIDDGRIKVYGAWVLLRDGRIMTQEVERLEQWYKENTKGWNNELVAVLLADCYKILRMERRAQQLMPTSFNAATTDYMLDAGAARALHAAVILRHFPERRKEINTAALLDAAFNTTATTVDMGLLSRTLTMLAEKGAPAPEGITLTCTRYGQGFTAGVDKAELLGPVLELNAPGCQNYSVSLPKSDSGWNLHTVTEGFERKPLASAANGIELQRRYLNNSGEAVTSARLGEVLTVELSVRSAEEYSNVVLVDLLPGGFEPMLEKKANEPQQGLIRHERREDRGIFFVNSGSDPRTFTYKVRAATRGRFVLPSATAEAMYEPAINARVGGGQLIID from the coding sequence ATGTTTCATAAATACCTTGTATATAGCCTTGCGGTATGCACGCTGGTGATGGGCCTTGCGAGCGGTGCTGTTGCAGGCCCGGCCTACCGTATTGCTCAACCCAGCCAACCTGAAGCCGACAACTGGCGTAGAGCAGATGGTTTTTCCATAAGCTTTGAAGTTGATGTTGAGCGTTGCAAAAAGCAGTACGGCACAGACTGGTCACGCCAATGCTCCGGCCCGCCTGCTGGCCCGGAAGGGCATTTGGTTGAAGGCGTGCAAATGACCCCAGCTGTTCAAGGCCAATGGCGATGGGAATACGGCTCAACAATGGTTTTTCAGCCCGAAAAGCCCCTGCGCCCGCAGACCACATACACCATTTCGCTTGATAAAGTGTCTTTACCTTCACGCTATGAAGTAAATCGGCAGGTTCGTTATACGACACAGCCGCAAGCAGTACGGATCGGCAAGGAAACCTTCTGGACAGACCCTTCACCCAAGGGAGCTAACGCCGTTTCCGTACCAGTATATTTTATATGGCCTGTCAATCCGCAAAGTATGGAAGAAAATATAACCCTGCGGCCAAGTGATCCAAAGAGTGGCCTGGCCCTTGGCGCGCTTCGTTTTGTATGGAACGAACGACGCGACGAGGTTGTCGTTTCAGCCACTGTAACAGCACTCCCCAAAGATAATGCTGCTGCCGTCATATCTGTCAAAGGCTTGCCCGGATTTATTGAAAAGAACAGTAAGCGTACAGTTAAAATTTCAAAGGCCAAAGGCTCGGAAAATTCCGAAACGCTGCTTTATATTACTGGCCGCGACCGCATTATGAATGTCAGTGATATTAGCGTGCGAGCCGCGTATGATAAGGGGCTGGACAAAGAATACCAGCTTGTGGTGAAGACCAGCTTACGCGTGCTGCCCTCAGAGGTGTTGCGCTTTCTGGATGTCATTCAGCTGCCAAGAAAAATTACGCCAGAAGCAGGGCAGGAAGCCAACTGGGAAAAAATGCCCGCCATCAGTGCCGCAGATATTGCGCATGGCGAAAAACTTCATCCCCAGCTTGTCCAGGCTGCGGACGAACCCACAGATCAAGTTCTTTTGCGGGTAAAAGCAGCAGCCGGAAGAGGGTTGCTCACCGCTGTGAAGCCAGGGCTCACATCGACTGGTGGCTTTTCATTATCGGAAGTTCGCCGCTTTATCCTTACAGTCCCCGGTATGGGAGCAGAGCTTTCCTTTTTGCAGCCCGGCAACATTCTTGCGCTCAGTGGAGACAAGAAACTTGATATTTATGCCTTGGGTCTGACTGATATTGATTGGCGCGCCGAGCGCGTGCGCGAACCCTTTATGGCCCTTTTGGCCAGGGGGGGCAGCTTTGAAGACCCCGATGCAGATTTTACTGTTCTGAGTGATGTCGTGCAGGGGCATATCAATGTGCCCAAGGGCGACCGTGAGAATACACCCGGCGAAGCCTTTTTTAGCGTTCTGGATATGGCCCCGTTGTTACAAGGGCAGGATGGGCTGCGTCACGGTCTCATGCGCATGGTGCTTACCGGGCGCAATGGCGACAAACATGTAGCGGAAGCCACCCGGTTGCTGTTGATTACCGATATGGGCCTCAGCATGAAAACAGCTTCGGACGGAACCCGAGCGGTATTTGTGCAGAACATTGCAACGGGCAAGCCTGTGCCCAATGCTGAAGTGCGTCTGCTTGGGGCCAACGGGTTGCCAGTATGCAGCGCAACCACCAATCCACAGGGGCGTGCCGATCTGCCATCTACCGTTGGACTTGAAAGAGAAAAACGCCCGGTGGCCCTTGTGGCCCTTGCTGCGGCTCAAGGCGGCGGCCAGGATATGGCATGGCTTTCTCTTGACGACTATGCCCGTAACGTAGACTACAGCAATTTTTCAGTGTCGGGGCGTCATGCTGCAAGTAATGGCCTGAGTGCTTCAGTTTTTAGCCAACGAGGTCTATATCTGCTTGGGGAAACACTGCATTTTGGCTGCATTGTACGCAGATTTGACTGGCAACCCTTGCCTGCTGATCTGCCGCTTGAAGCTGTGCTCGTAAGCCCTACAGGGGCGGAAGTCATGCGGCGTTCCTTTACTGTAGGCCCTGAAGGGCTCCAGAATTTCACCTGGACCAGCACTGAGGATGCCGCAGTTGGGCAATACCGTATGGACATCCGTCTTGCCTCGGACAAACCAACCTATGGCGGGCCGATTCTTGGCAGCACTTCGACGAGGGTTGAAGAATTTCAGCCCGATACTTTGGCCTTGGCTGCAAACTTTGACCCCGGCGCTCCAAAAGGCTGGATTCGTACTGGCGAGAATATGCCTCCTGCGGTGGCAGTGGCACGGCTGGACAATCTTTACGGTGAACCTGCAACCAGCCACCGCATCCATACGGCTTTCCACGCGCGTAAGGGAGCGCTCCGGTTTCCCGGATATGAAGACTACACCTTCTATGATGCTTTATCTTCCGGCGCGCAGGATCAATACATTGACCTGCCTGACGTTTTTACTGACAGCAAAGGCTTTGCCAAGCTGGCTTTGCCTTTGGGCAAACTGCAAGGCAGCACTTTTTACGGAACAGTGCTGATTGAAGGCTTTGAACCCACGGGCGGCAGGGCAGTCACCCGGCAGCTGTCAGCCCTGTTTTCACCGCTGGAAGTTGCCCTGGGCTACAAACCGGAAGGGCAGGCCAACAACCTGGACTATGTGCCCCAAAATGCCAAAGCGTCATTACGACTGCTGGCCGTTAACAATGACCTTGCACCTGCAGGTTTGCGCGGTGCGGAGATAGTGTTTTCTGCCCGGCGTTATGTGAATAGCCTTGTTACAGATTCGCGCGGTGAATACCGTTATGATGCCACCCCGGTCGATACGGAAATAACGCGCCAGACAGTTGATCTTGATCCAAAGGGGTTGGCCTGGCCCATGCCTACGGCCGAAGCCGGAGATTACCTGGTCACAGTTCGTCAGAACAACGGCAATATCCTGGCCCTTATTCCTTTTTCAGTTGCGGGCACGCGTCTGGCCGAACCTTCTGATCTTTCCACGCGTTCTCTGGCCAAGGGCAACCTGCGTCTGAAGCTTGAAAAGGATCAATACGCTTCTGGCGAAACCATAAAAATGAGTCTTTCCGCTCCGTACTCTGGAACAGGGCTTATAACCATTGAAAGAGAAAATGTTCTGACCCACGCATGGTTCACGGCCCAGGCCGGAGAAAGTGTGCAGGAAATACGCATTCCTGACGGGTTCGAAGGGCGCGGTTACGTTAACGTATCTTTTGTGCGCTCACTTGGGTCCGAAGCAATATACATGAATCCCCACACATTTGGGATTGCCCCCTTTACCGCAGGGATAAGCCAGAGAAATATGGGCTTGAAGCTCACGGCTCCTGCGCGCGTATTGCCCGGTGAAAAAATCACTGTTCGGTTAAGTTCGCGTGTGCCTGGGAAAGCCCTGCTTTTTGCTGTCGATGAAGGCGTTCTGCAACTTACCGGCTTTACCACGCCTGATCCACTGACCGAGCTTCTGAGCGACCGCGCTCTTGATGTTTCAACTCTACAGGTTTTTGACCTACTCATGCCCGACCATGCGCGCCTGCAGGGCCGTATTCCCGGGTTTGGCGGTGATATGGCAGGAGCTGGCGGGCGCTTTCTTAATCCATTCAAGCGGCGCGGCGAACCTCCTTTTGCCTTTTGGCAGGAAGTGACTGCTGTCAATGCCAATGGGACGGACATTACCCTTACCATCCCTGAATATGTGAGTGGACGCATCCGCATAATGGCTGTGGGCAGCAGCTCTGCGCAAGGTGCGACATCAACAGCAGGAAATGCTCAAGCCAGCACTGAGGTGCGTGGCACGCTTATTTTGAAACCTCTTCTGCCTTTGGCTGTGGCTCCTGGCGACGAATTTGACGGGGCTTTGGTTATCGCAAACACTGTCGAAGGCAGTGGCAAGGATGCCAAGGTCAATGTGAAAATGGAGTGCGGCCCAGAGCTGGCATTCCTGAGCGGGCAGACCCCACATCCACTTACGATCAATGAAAATGGCGAAGCTGTGGTACGTTTTCGCATGAAGGCACTGGACCGTCTGGGCTCAGCTGACGTGCGTTTTACCGCCAGCTTCGAGGGGCAGAACAAGCCGGGGAGCCAGCGCAACCAAAGCTTGTCGGTGCGTCCTCCTGCTCCTCGCGTACGCACCGAACAGGTGGTTCCCCTCACGGGCAATATGGAAGTGCCTGTATCCAGAGATATCTACCCATATGACGCGCAAGGACAGGCCAGTGTTTCTGCACTCCCACTGCTTGGTTTACGCTCTTTGCTAGACCAACTGGATACATATCCCTACGGCTGCACTGAACAACTCATCAGCCGCGCAATGCCTTACGCCGCACTGCTGGGTAATCCGGCATTGCGTGAAAAGGTTCTGCTCGATCCCAAGGCTTCGCCTGAAATGCTGGCAAAGCGGGGTAATGCTGTCATCAGTGCGGCTCTTGATACAATACGCAGTAATTTTTCCTACTATGAAGGTGTAGGCCTTTGGCCCTCAGCACCAGCTAACGATTTTGTAACAGCATATGCAGGAGATTTTCTGCTGACGCTGCGCGAAAGCGGCGTTGTTGTGCCTGAAGGACTGACGCGCAATATTCTCGATACGCTTGAAAACACCGTACGCCGTTCGCCCGTGGATATCGATGACGGGCGCATCAAGGTCTATGGCGCATGGGTTCTTTTGCGCGACGGACGCATAATGACCCAGGAAGTTGAACGGCTGGAACAGTGGTATAAGGAAAACACCAAGGGCTGGAACAACGAGCTTGTGGCAGTGTTGCTGGCAGATTGCTACAAGATATTGCGTATGGAGCGCCGCGCGCAACAACTCATGCCCACATCATTCAACGCTGCAACTACCGACTATATGCTGGATGCAGGCGCAGCCAGGGCGCTTCATGCCGCAGTTATACTGCGCCACTTTCCTGAACGCCGAAAAGAAATCAACACTGCAGCCTTACTTGATGCCGCATTCAATACCACGGCAACTACAGTTGATATGGGGCTCTTGTCCCGCACCCTGACCATGCTGGCTGAAAAAGGCGCACCTGCGCCCGAAGGCATTACCCTGACCTGCACACGCTACGGTCAAGGCTTCACAGCTGGTGTTGATAAGGCCGAACTGCTTGGCCCGGTTCTTGAATTAAATGCTCCCGGCTGCCAGAATTACAGTGTAAGCCTGCCCAAAAGTGATTCTGGCTGGAATCTTCATACCGTAACTGAAGGCTTTGAGCGTAAGCCTTTGGCTTCAGCTGCCAATGGTATTGAATTGCAACGGCGTTATTTGAATAACAGCGGAGAAGCCGTCACCAGCGCCAGGCTTGGTGAAGTGCTCACCGTGGAATTAAGTGTGCGTTCTGCTGAAGAATACAGCAACGTCGTTTTGGTAGACCTGCTGCCCGGCGGTTTTGAGCCGATGTTGGAGAAAAAGGCAAATGAACCGCAGCAGGGACTTATTCGTCATGAACGGCGTGAAGACCGGGGCATTTTCTTTGTGAATTCCGGTTCTGATCCTCGCACCTTTACCTATAAGGTACGCGCTGCCACCAGAGGACGCTTTGTATTACCTTCTGCTACAGCTGAAGCCATGTACGAGCCTGCGATCAATGCCCGTGTGGGCGGCGGCCAATTGATTATAGATTAG
- a CDS encoding YqiA/YcfP family alpha/beta fold hydrolase, with protein MIAYIHGFNSSPESNTFKLLRQFFPDAQALNYPSSGLFPENLARLQKQARALSMPPGTSLILVGSSLGGFYASQLSALLGCNCALFNPSVWPAQSLRQFVGPNTYFYGGQHWEFTEAMCDSYSIFSDVRTAPVKRFLVLGLADTLLNPEEARAYWKNHAAIHETNDGHSLAALDDTIVSTLRNLQQ; from the coding sequence ATGATTGCCTATATTCATGGTTTTAACTCCAGTCCTGAAAGCAATACTTTTAAGTTGCTACGACAATTTTTTCCAGATGCTCAGGCACTGAATTATCCCTCCAGTGGTTTATTCCCCGAAAATCTTGCGCGACTGCAAAAACAGGCTCGCGCTCTGAGTATGCCCCCCGGCACATCCTTGATTTTGGTCGGTTCATCACTTGGTGGGTTTTACGCATCTCAGTTGTCTGCACTGCTTGGGTGCAATTGCGCTCTTTTCAATCCTTCTGTTTGGCCTGCCCAGTCATTACGGCAATTTGTTGGCCCCAATACCTATTTTTACGGTGGTCAACACTGGGAATTCACGGAAGCAATGTGTGACAGTTATAGCATTTTTTCTGATGTTCGAACTGCTCCCGTAAAACGCTTCTTGGTCCTGGGCTTGGCCGATACTTTGCTAAATCCCGAAGAAGCTCGCGCCTATTGGAAAAATCACGCAGCTATTCATGAAACCAATGATGGTCATAGCCTGGCCGCATTGGACGACACTATTGTAAGCACACTGCGCAATTTACAGCAGTAG